A single region of the Streptomyces sp. NBC_01381 genome encodes:
- a CDS encoding NUDIX domain-containing protein, with product MEPTIAAAVIVHDGRVLLIRRRVAEVSLLWQFPAGKVEPDEASEQAAAREALEEAGVVAEPLSVIGERLHPTSGRRVVYVACRWLSGEARAASPREVAEVAWVRLDGIPQLVPGGLFGPVQAYLDEALPH from the coding sequence GTGGAGCCGACGATCGCCGCCGCAGTGATCGTGCATGACGGCCGCGTGCTGCTGATCCGACGCCGTGTCGCTGAGGTTTCGCTGCTCTGGCAGTTCCCTGCTGGAAAAGTGGAGCCGGACGAGGCGTCCGAACAGGCGGCTGCCCGGGAGGCGTTGGAGGAGGCGGGTGTCGTCGCAGAGCCGCTGTCGGTGATCGGTGAGCGGCTGCATCCGACGTCGGGGCGGCGGGTCGTGTACGTGGCGTGTCGGTGGCTGTCAGGTGAGGCTCGTGCGGCGTCTCCGCGGGAGGTGGCGGAGGTCGCCTGGGTGCGTCTCGACGGGATTCCGCAGCTGGTGCCGGGGGGCCTGTTCGGGCCGGTTCAGGCGTACCTGGATGAAGCGCTGCCGCACTGA
- a CDS encoding helix-turn-helix transcriptional regulator, whose translation MPRSFSGPALRSARRSAGLTVPELAAAVGKSQWTIYRTEQGHVPVPVDLADALAEAVNVQLEALLHADPLV comes from the coding sequence GTGCCGCGCTCCTTCAGTGGTCCCGCCCTGCGTTCCGCCCGCCGCTCCGCGGGCCTCACCGTCCCCGAACTCGCCGCAGCCGTCGGCAAGTCCCAGTGGACGATCTATCGCACAGAACAGGGCCACGTCCCCGTACCCGTCGACCTGGCGGACGCGCTCGCCGAGGCCGTCAACGTCCAGCTCGAGGCGCTCCTGCACGCCGACCCGCTGGTGTAG
- a CDS encoding helix-turn-helix transcriptional regulator, giving the protein MEIRQRRTPPDEFGPMLRCARERAGIGQREAARLVGVSQGYLWLLEAGRRVPSVAVAEVLATTLALTT; this is encoded by the coding sequence ATGGAGATAAGACAACGGCGCACCCCGCCAGATGAGTTCGGGCCCATGCTGCGCTGCGCCCGCGAACGAGCAGGGATCGGGCAGCGGGAAGCGGCTCGGCTGGTCGGTGTGAGTCAGGGGTACCTGTGGCTGCTCGAGGCCGGTCGGCGGGTCCCGTCGGTGGCCGTCGCTGAGGTGCTCGCCACGACGCTCGCTCTCACGACCTAG
- a CDS encoding tyrosine-type recombinase/integrase, with product MSEIAIRPDAVLDTPVRSAADDWPKEALDFASELAAHYPQGDPLPALAGAWIARQKTPNTRSTYIRQFRVWEQYARRRAGHPLEADFPLAEAFSRYLETAPTMKSVKGGKRGQKEPVGPPRSDSARANLLSACSSFHAYAVRARREGSDPFELVNRPDLEQADSTTRGSTEVESALLLAAARDDSPRAYALLLTMYSMALRLDSALSARVEDLGYDKGHRTLDVRLKGGRRKRKAVPPAAGHAIDLYLDGRTEGPLFQTSTGRPLDPKYVWTLVRRLADKAGIKNAAAFHPHVLKHDAVTHALAAPGAKLHDVQDFADHKDPRTTQLYDQKQGRLDSSPGYGIAARIAERLAEHDDQE from the coding sequence ATGAGCGAGATAGCCATCCGCCCCGACGCTGTTCTCGACACCCCGGTCCGCAGCGCGGCCGACGACTGGCCCAAGGAAGCTCTCGACTTCGCCAGCGAGCTCGCCGCGCACTACCCGCAGGGTGACCCGCTGCCCGCGCTCGCCGGCGCCTGGATCGCCCGGCAGAAGACTCCCAACACTCGCAGCACCTACATCCGCCAGTTCCGCGTCTGGGAGCAGTACGCGCGGCGCAGGGCCGGCCACCCGCTCGAGGCGGACTTCCCGCTCGCCGAGGCGTTCTCCCGCTACCTCGAGACCGCGCCGACCATGAAATCCGTCAAGGGCGGCAAGCGCGGGCAGAAGGAGCCTGTCGGTCCGCCCCGGTCCGACAGCGCCCGCGCGAACTTGTTGTCAGCCTGCTCGTCCTTCCACGCGTATGCGGTGCGCGCCCGCCGCGAGGGCTCCGACCCGTTCGAGCTGGTGAACCGTCCCGACCTCGAGCAGGCAGACTCGACGACCCGCGGCTCCACCGAGGTGGAGTCGGCGCTACTGCTCGCCGCGGCGCGCGACGACTCGCCGCGCGCCTACGCCCTACTCCTCACCATGTACTCGATGGCCCTGCGCCTCGACTCCGCGCTGAGCGCCCGCGTGGAAGACCTCGGGTACGACAAGGGGCACCGCACGCTGGACGTCCGCCTCAAGGGCGGCCGACGCAAACGCAAGGCCGTCCCGCCCGCTGCCGGGCACGCCATCGACCTATACCTCGACGGCCGCACCGAGGGCCCTCTGTTCCAGACCAGCACCGGGCGGCCGCTCGACCCCAAGTACGTGTGGACGCTGGTCCGTCGGCTCGCCGACAAGGCAGGAATCAAGAACGCGGCCGCCTTCCACCCTCACGTTCTCAAGCACGACGCGGTGACACACGCGCTCGCCGCGCCCGGCGCAAAGCTGCATGACGTGCAGGACTTCGCCGACCACAAGGACCCGCGCACGACCCAGCTGTACGACCAGAAGCAGGGGCGCCTCGACAGCAGCCCCGGCTACGGCATCGCCGCCCGCATCGCCGAGCGGTTGGCCGAACACGACGACCAGGAGTAG